A single region of the Gossypium arboreum isolate Shixiya-1 chromosome 12, ASM2569848v2, whole genome shotgun sequence genome encodes:
- the LOC108478802 gene encoding hexose carrier protein HEX6 → MAVALAVTGGGGQYNGRMTWFVVLSCMMAAMGGVIFGYDIGISGGVTSMEPFLKKFFPEVYRKMKVDTKISNYCKFDSQLLTSFTSSLYIAGLVATFFASSVTKVFGRKPSILTGGAAFLAGSALGGAAFNVYMLIFGRILLGIGVGFANQSVPLYLSEMAPPRYRGAINNGFQFSIGIGALVANLINFGTEKIEGGWGWRISLAMAGVPASILTLGALFLPETPSSLIQSSSDHDKAKQLLQRVRGTTDVEAELEDLIKARSISKTIKHPFKKIIQRKYRPQLVMAIAIPFFQQVTGINVIAFYATLLFRTIGIGESASLLSSVVTGVIGAGSTFISMLIVDKFGRRALFMVGGIQMLISQILIGGIMATQLGDHGTVSQGYAYLIIILICIYVAGFGWSWGPLGWLVPSEIYQLEIRSAGQSITVAVSFIFTFIVAQTFLSMLCHLKAGIFFFFGGWVIVMTAFVYYLLPETKNVPIEQMENVWKEHWFWAGIVGEEDEKIKIQGV, encoded by the exons ATGGCGGTTGCTTTGGCAGTAACAGGTGGAGGTGGGCAATACAATGGTAGGATGACCTGGTTCGTTGTTCTGTCATGTATGATGGCTGCCATGGGAGGTGTCATCTTTGGCTATGATATTGGGATTTCAG GTGGAGTGACATCTATGGAGCCATTTCTCAAGAAGTTCTTCCCAGAAGTATATAGAAAGATGAAGGTGGACACCAAAATCAGTAACTACTGCAAATTTGATAGCCAACTGTTAACCTCATTTACATCTTCACTATACATAGCTGGGCTAGTCGCTACGTTCTTCGCCTCATCAGTTACAAAAGTTTTCGGTCGTAAGCCGTCAATCTTGACAGGAGGTGCTGCATTCCTTGCTGGTTCAGCCCTTGGTGGTGCAGCTTTCAATGTCTACATGCTGATATTTGGTCGTATCTTGCTTGGAATTGGGGTTGGATTTGCAAACCAG TCAGTCCCTTTGTATCTCTCAGAAATGGCACCACCTAGATACAGGGGAGCAATCAACAATGGCTTCCAGTTCAGTATTGGCATAGGTGCACTGGTAGCTAACCTTATTAATTTTGGCACCGAAAAGATTGAAGGCGGTTGGGGTTGGCGGATTTCCCTAGCCATGGCAGGAGTTCCAGCCTCAATACTAACACTAGGTGCACTTTTCCTCCCAGAAACACCCAGCAGCCTAATCCAAAGTAGCAGTGATCATGACAAGGCTAAACAGCTGCTGCAACGTGTCCGAGGCACCACTGATGTCGAAGCAGAACTCGAGGATCTCATCAAAGCAAGGTCAATCTCAAAAACCATCAAGCACCCATTCAAGAAAATCATACAAAGAAAGTATAGGCCTCAACTAGTAATGGCAATAGCCATACCATTTTTCCAACAAGTGACAGGCATCAATGTCATTGCATTTTATGCCACACTTCTATTCAGAACAATTGGAATAGGTGAAAGTGCTTCCCTACTCTCCTCTGTGGTAACCGGTGTTATCGGAGCCGGATCAACATTCATATCAATGCTTATCGTCGATAAATTCGGGCGAAGAGCCTTATTCATGGTTGGAGGAATCCAAATGCTTATTTCACAGATACTTATAGGAGGAATCATGGCAACTCAGCTAGGGGATCATGGTACAGTAAGCCAAGGGTatgcatatttaattataatcTTGATATGCATATATGTAGCGGGTTTTGGATGGTCTTGGGGTCCATTGGGATGGTTGGTTCCGAGTGAGATATATCAGCTAGAGATTCGATCCGCCGGACAAAGTATTACGGTGGCGGTCAGCTTTATATTCACATTCATTGTTGCACAAACATTTCTAAGCATGCTTTGCCATTTGAAGGCAGggattttcttcttctttggaGGATGGGTTATAGTGATGACTGCATTTGTGTACTATTTGTTGCCAGAGACTAAGAATGTTCCCATTGAACAAATGGAAAATGTGTGGAAAGAGCATTGGTTTTGGGCAGGGAttgttggggaagaagatgagaagatTAAGATTCAAGGTGTTTGA
- the LOC108477502 gene encoding PLAT domain-containing protein 3-like has translation MKGCQLVSISFFVLLFSVAARPTDNDCVYTLYVKTGCMMKAGTDSRISVVLGDPFGRSVWIPELRSWGLMPYAHDYFERGNLDVFSGRGSCIGSPCRLNLTSDGSGWHHGWYCDYIEVTSTGPQQPCAQTVFYVDQWLATDIPPFQLTAFRDGCYMRDEPRKHGRNVPLIVGNPERPA, from the exons atgaaaggttgtcaGTTGGTCTCAATATCTTTTTTTGTTCTACTTTTTTCAGTAGCTGCTAGACCCACCGAT AATGATTGTGTTTACACGTTGTACGTGAAGACGGGTTGCATGATGAAAGCAGGGACGGACTCGAGGATCAGTGTAGTTCTGGGCGATCCGTTCGGGCGGTCAGTTTGGATTCCAGAACTCCGTTCGTGGGGTTTAATGCCATACGCCCACGACTACTTCGAGCGTGGCAACCTTGATGTCTTCAGTGGGCGAGGCAGCTGCATCGGCTCTCCCTGCCGCCTCAACTTGACCTCCGATGGCTCGGGGTGGCACCATGGCTGGTACTGCGACTACATCGAGGTCACGTCCACCGGACCTCAACAACCATGCGCCCAGACCGTGTTCTATGTTGATCAGTGGTTGGCCACTGATATTCCCCCTTTCCAGTTAACGGCGTTTCGTGATGGGTGCTATATGCGGGATGAGCCTCGCAAGCATGGCAGGAATGTGCCTCTCATTGTTGGGAATCCCGAAAGACCTGCTTGA